GTTGCCAAGAAACCAGCGTATTAACTCTGCGGATAAAAACCAGTAGACGGAATTAGTTTTGTCTTACACTTACGTTCATAATGCAGTTTCCTTAGCCTGTGTAGTGAAAACAGgaagtggcgtagcgtgggcggggccaccggggtggatggtggaagggactcggggagtgctaacggtccaatggagcgcaatacttgccttgccctggGCGCCATGAAAACAGGTTCTCTGTCTCTATATGTCTGACATACTGTCTCACTCTCATCCCACCTCCCTCTGATgggcgggatgcagcccagtggtaaagcgctcgcttgatgcacagtcggtttgggatcgatccccgtcggtgggcccattgagctatttctcgttctagccagtgcgccacgactggtatatgaaaggccgtggtatgtgccatcctgtctgtgggatggtgcatataaaagatcccttgctgctaatcgaaaagagtagcccatgaagtggcgacagcgggtttcctctctcaatatctgtgtgatacTTAACCAtctgtccgacgccatataaccgtatttaaatgtgttgagtgcgtcgttaaataaaacatttccttccttatttgtttatgtattaaatttatttatttattttaattaaattttgtatgtCATGTCTGTTTAGGCCAGAACAAAACTGAATTGCATACTTTTTACTATAGGTTAAGTAGGCTATCCTATTGAGaagggtcaggtcaggtcatagggcttaacgtgcacattcagagcaagctgttgtagtgcttGCCAGCCAtaggcgcaggtgtcgacttaaTACGACTGCTCCGTCTAGGACAGGAAAGTTTGGGGTGAGTGGGACCGCTCACGCTGGCACGTGCAAGAGCGGGTGGGGGCTACAGCCAAGATAAAGTACGCGCAGTTCTATCTTTAGTCtttttgtactgcattatcaaCAATTAcctggctgttctagcattttggcttcacccctgtattaaaataatatttaatatatttaattgagTGATAAATTGTcaaataacttttttatttacatacaaatGCAGCTGTAGAGATGTTTTAGTAAAATggcggatttaaaaaaaagctggtatgggtttaaaactcagtaataatatatgtttaaataataagaTTTAAcgttataccggcctcggtggtgtagtggttacgccatcgaacttctggctggtaggtactgggttcgtatcccacctgaggcaatgggggaattattcatgccagtaccggctccaacccagagtgagtgcaccgctaggctcaatgggtaggtgtaaggccacatacaccgagtttcacccacttcacgggtgcgattatgggtgtgtctcccgagtgtatgacaccacatgggggatgattacccggcatgcactgcaggttccgtgtaccccgggctcggATGACCGTGGAGCAcggacctgtcaagtagtcccataccgaaatggaaatactgcgacttcaccattcatctcatcatcatccatgtttgtaatgtccaaaaatacaaaaaaaaaatgtctttgtctctgtgttaaatgtttgtggcgtgtttttaaaaaagaagaaagaaaaaaagaaagaagatttAACGTTATTcgttatatgccaattcattaATTGGTTCCCTTTtaacgcaaacggactatactttttttttgcctaatcatttgtaaaaaaacgTATAGCTTTTGCcaataccccctccccccccccccccccccgtcccctcaaaaaaccacaacaaaaatccccaaacaccaacaacaacaaaaaccacaacaaaacaaaaaacaaacaacaacaaaaaaaatgaaaaaacaaaaaaatgaagaaaagagaaaaaaagaagaagaaaagaaacccaCAACAAACCTTCTTACGTATGTGCACTTTATTGTTTCTTGCAGTGTTATTTGTGAGTCCTAGAAGAAGCATGACCCGGGCCAGCATCCAGCACCTGGGTATGACCTTGCCGGCCTGCGAGTCGCTTCCGGACGGCAGCGCCTTTATCATTGACGTCATGACCGGAACTCAGCTGACGCGCATTTACCACATGATAAGGGAGGCATCCCGAAACGGCAACGGCTTCAGCGTCGACGAATTCGAAAGCGAGGCCGACTTCCGGTCGGAAGTCAAAGACGGACATCCGTTCGCCATCATGCGGAAGGACGGCGGCGAGATGGTTGCCGGGGTTGTTATCATCCACAGCAAGTACTTCCGGGGCAGGCACGTGGCCGACCCGTACATAATCGTGGAGAAGTCGAACCGCAACAAGGGAATAGGGTGTCTCTGCTTCAGTCTGTGTATTCGGTATGCGAAACAGCTCGGCTTCATGGGCATGTACATAGACACGTTTTCCACCAACACCGCCATGATCAAGATCATAGAACGCTTCTCCGGATTCGAGCGCGTCGGAGTCCTGCCCATGGGAGGTCAGATTTCTGACGGAACAATAGTCAGTTCGTATATTTACTACAAAGATTTGAGAACAGCCTAGGCTTGTATCACCATTCCCATGATGTTGTTAAATGATattaatgttagtttttttgttgattggttggttggtcTTATGAGAGGATGTGTTTGAGATTCATAAATACACCAGTGATACGTGTTAAAGAGTTCTGgcaagaaaacccccaacaaaaaaacccaaaagaaaTAAACCCAACAAccacaaaataaagaaacaacaCAATTCTGTGCCAATATCCACAAACGGTCCAAAGGTATGACAAAAATCAACCAAAGAGATGTATGGTTATATTGATcaattctaaaaaaaatctgccaAAGAAATTATGATTAGTAATTTACATTGGTTTATTCTAACACAAATCCATAAGAGGTTATAAGGATATTGGTTTATTGTAACGAAATCCACAAGAGACTTATGATTACATTGGTTTATTCTAACAAAAATCCACGAGAGATTATGATTACATTGGTTTATAACAAAAATCCATAAGAGATTATGATTACATTAGTTTATAACAACATTCCACAGAAGATTATGATTACATTGGTTTATAACGAAAATCCATGAGATTTGTgatttcattaattcattcagcAAAATCCACCAAAGAGATTTATGATTACATAGTCAATTCTAACACAATTCCTCCAAAGAGGTTTATGATTGCATAGTCAGTTCTAACACAATTCCACCGAACATTTATGATTACATAGTCCGTTCCAAACCAAAATCACAAAGAGATTATGATTACATTGGTTTATTGTGACACAATCCATCAAAGAGATTATGATGACATTGGTTTATTGTAACACAATCCATCAAAGAGATTATGATTACATTGGTTTATTGTGACAGTCCATCAAAGAGATTATGATTACCTTGGTTTATTGTGACACAATCTATCAAAGAGATTATGATTACATTGGTTTATTGTGACACAATCCACAAGAAACTTATGATTACATTGATCAATTCTAAAACTAAAATCCACAAGAGATTTGTTATTTCATGGATTTATTCTAACAAACATCCAACAAAGAGATCAtgattacattgatttattgcaACACAATCCACCAAAGAGATCAtgattacattgatttattgtaaCACAATCCACCAAAGATATTTATGATTACTTTGGTTCATTCTAACAAAAATCCCCCAAATACTGACTTTGGAGATGCCAACAAGAAACTGGAAAAACCAGTAATGTATTCATTCGCCTTTCAGCAAAAGGGAGTTGTATTATCTTCAgagctgtggtggtggtggtggtggtgcttaCATCTACTTAAGGTTCATGTACGCCCATCCTGTACACAGTATCTGACATCACTAGTTGCTCTGCGCGGGCCAGATCCGTTTGTACTGAAGGAGcatgatatgaaatgtttgGCGTGATGGTctataccaaagcctttgacaAGCATATTGCTTTGTtctaccaaaaaaacaaaaaaaacaacaactaacaaacaaacacccccccccccccacaaaaaaaaaaaaaaaaacaaacccacacacaaaaaaacaacacacacaccccgaaAAAAAtcccagcaccccccccccccccccccccaacaacaaaaaccccaatatGTGCATGTAAGTACACTGCTATAGGTTCCACAATGTTCGAAAATTACAGACAATTGGTACACATAATTCATTATCAGCTTTCTGATAATCCTATGCAGATTTTGCTTTCCATCTTAAAGACTTGTACAACTATTcgaattaaagtgacagaccctagtttttaaacactacgacgtatttgttccactattaaagccgtttttttgataatttaaattataattacttatattttattatttagaatattcattttcgtacacctgaagtggttttggtcatccagGTGTTTGTAATGCccccaaatgcatttttcatcattctaaaaacgcacgttcgtctgagaagtaatggtttaATATCGATACCAGCTCTGTTTATTTTAAACGATATTTCAGtgtttgattgaaacattttattgctttttaaagaacaaatggattaggcataagttatacaacttactaagccttctccataatacatacattttacgctagtaaaatatttttgcaatttaaatatgtacagaaataaatattattgaaaaagagaaagacGAAAGTAGAAAGGAAACGGGGGAAAAAAGAcgcaataaagttttctatgtgttctataattagacagcaggtttgctaaaggaaaacacaaaacacaagtcaTCACAATGATTACGTAATggctacaaaaataataatagcaataaaataaaaaaatagtaataattttaaagatccatacttttatttactaattaagggacacgttttgtttcatttatatacttatgtacatgaaaaaaatatttctttattgtccTCTTCACTTACtgtttttaccatttaaaacttAGTTGTAAATCTATTGGCTGAAATGTTTGTAATGAATTCCAAAGAGAGCGTCTTTGCCTTTCACATAAAATGCATTCacagaaaaaagattttttttcttcaaaattataTCCACAACTGCACGAGAAGTCGGTGCTAAGACCAACTCTGTAATATAAGTCTGCTTTTAAATCTCTACACCTGTGTCTTAACTTGGTATGCAATACATTTTCTCTTCTATTACCAAATGAATAGTATGGCGCATCGCAAAGGACATCGGGTTTTATGCTTCATTGTTTAAACATCGCAGACTTCAGCTactggggcgagacgtagcccagtggtaaagcgctcgcttgatgcgcggtcggtttgggatcgatccccgtcggtgggcccattgggctatttctcgctccagccagtgcaccacgactggtacaccaaaggccgcggtatgtgctatcctgcctatgggattgtgcatataaaagaccccttgctgctaatcgaaaagagtagcccatgaagtagcgacagcggatttccgtcctcaatatatgtgtggtccttaaccatatgtccgacgccatataaccgtaaataaaatgtgttgagtgcgtcgttaaataaaacattccgtCCTTCCTAaatttagcttctctctgttataatcatatccaaatgtgtgttgcaggtttgtagattaacta
Above is a genomic segment from Gigantopelta aegis isolate Gae_Host chromosome 7, Gae_host_genome, whole genome shotgun sequence containing:
- the LOC121377474 gene encoding uncharacterized protein LOC121377474 isoform X2, which codes for MLRLHRLLFVSPRRSMTRASIQHLGMTLPACESLPDGSAFIIDVMTGTQLTRIYHMIREASRNGNGFSVDEFESEADFRSEVKDGHPFAIMRKDGGEMVAGVVIIHSKYFRGRHVADPYIIVEKSNRNKGIGCLCFSLCIRYAKQLGFMGMYIDTFSTNTAMIKIIERFSGFERVGVLPMGGQISDGTIVSSYIYYKDLRTA
- the LOC121377474 gene encoding uncharacterized protein LOC121377474 isoform X1 — protein: MYRLYEKEPVLFVSPRRSMTRASIQHLGMTLPACESLPDGSAFIIDVMTGTQLTRIYHMIREASRNGNGFSVDEFESEADFRSEVKDGHPFAIMRKDGGEMVAGVVIIHSKYFRGRHVADPYIIVEKSNRNKGIGCLCFSLCIRYAKQLGFMGMYIDTFSTNTAMIKIIERFSGFERVGVLPMGGQISDGTIVSSYIYYKDLRTA
- the LOC121377474 gene encoding uncharacterized protein LOC121377474 isoform X3; this translates as MDSCLLFVSPRRSMTRASIQHLGMTLPACESLPDGSAFIIDVMTGTQLTRIYHMIREASRNGNGFSVDEFESEADFRSEVKDGHPFAIMRKDGGEMVAGVVIIHSKYFRGRHVADPYIIVEKSNRNKGIGCLCFSLCIRYAKQLGFMGMYIDTFSTNTAMIKIIERFSGFERVGVLPMGGQISDGTIVSSYIYYKDLRTA
- the LOC121377474 gene encoding uncharacterized protein LOC121377474 isoform X4; the encoded protein is MTRASIQHLGMTLPACESLPDGSAFIIDVMTGTQLTRIYHMIREASRNGNGFSVDEFESEADFRSEVKDGHPFAIMRKDGGEMVAGVVIIHSKYFRGRHVADPYIIVEKSNRNKGIGCLCFSLCIRYAKQLGFMGMYIDTFSTNTAMIKIIERFSGFERVGVLPMGGQISDGTIVSSYIYYKDLRTA